A single window of Sphingobacterium sp. ML3W DNA harbors:
- a CDS encoding FecR family protein, with translation MSKVEAYKKLIRQFYAGSLEGTAKENFAKYFEDPEFLEAWEQLMEEELDENTSFKEPDSAFLFFKIKNDERVKDVLTDIPNHSSSKIKIIKSIVAAAVMLLVGIVAFLIWNEHNKTDNLAYNQIVDAEMEVLPGTNKAQIILENGSRIDLEKIKGDTVIDNGDFEIVKTADGSISYRAKYPSNEVSKLVYNTIVTPGGGEYKLNLPDGTRVWLNAKTVLRYPVQFNKQIREIEMTGEAYFEIAKQIYQGKRVPFIIHTGAQKLEVLGTVFNLQNYGQNIVTTLLEGKVKLNFKDGSQEEQYLLPDEQTTFNSADQRVKKIQVDPFYFSAWKDGKFAFEKIAIEEVMATISRWYDVEVIFKDQLTDFQFSGTISKYEDINRLLQTIELVGGIHFQLKGRRIYVMK, from the coding sequence ATGTCCAAAGTAGAAGCTTATAAAAAACTTATCCGTCAATTCTATGCAGGGTCCCTTGAAGGAACTGCGAAGGAAAATTTTGCCAAGTATTTTGAAGATCCAGAGTTTTTGGAAGCTTGGGAACAGCTGATGGAAGAAGAATTGGATGAGAATACTTCTTTTAAAGAACCCGATTCAGCTTTTTTATTTTTCAAAATAAAAAATGATGAGCGCGTAAAAGATGTTTTAACCGATATACCAAATCATTCATCTTCCAAAATAAAAATAATTAAGAGCATAGTAGCTGCAGCAGTAATGTTATTGGTCGGAATAGTAGCTTTCCTAATTTGGAATGAGCATAATAAGACTGATAATTTAGCATATAACCAAATTGTAGATGCGGAGATGGAAGTTTTACCAGGTACAAATAAAGCCCAAATTATTTTAGAGAATGGATCACGCATTGACTTGGAAAAAATTAAAGGTGATACTGTTATCGATAATGGCGATTTTGAAATTGTAAAAACTGCAGATGGTTCCATATCTTATCGCGCAAAATATCCAAGCAATGAAGTGTCAAAATTGGTATACAATACCATTGTGACACCTGGAGGGGGGGAGTATAAATTAAATTTACCAGATGGGACAAGGGTTTGGTTAAATGCTAAGACAGTCCTTCGATATCCTGTTCAATTCAATAAACAGATCCGGGAGATTGAAATGACTGGTGAGGCCTATTTTGAAATTGCGAAACAAATTTATCAAGGAAAACGCGTACCATTTATCATCCATACGGGAGCTCAAAAATTGGAAGTACTAGGTACAGTCTTCAATTTGCAAAATTATGGACAAAATATTGTCACCACATTATTAGAGGGTAAAGTGAAATTGAACTTTAAGGATGGTAGTCAAGAAGAACAGTATTTATTACCTGACGAACAAACCACATTTAATAGTGCTGATCAGCGCGTAAAGAAAATACAAGTTGACCCTTTTTATTTTTCTGCTTGGAAAGATGGGAAATTTGCTTTTGAAAAAATAGCAATTGAAGAAGTGATGGCAACGATAAGTAGATGGTATGATGTTGAAGTTATATTTAAAGATCAATTGACCGATTTTCAATTCTCTGGAACAATTTCCAAATACGAAGATATTAATCGACTACTTCAAACTATTGAGTTGGTGGGAGGTATACATTTCCAATTAAAAGGAAGGAGAATTTATGTAATGAAATAA
- a CDS encoding RNA polymerase sigma factor codes for MDVKGISCSLDEFNRFKLGDERAFYKIFEYYKPILFQRLCRLCPSHIDAEEILQEVFIQLFVKRHDIPDVQAIYPFLFIVAKRMAISAFRKEVVRQRFQLTQYSQWDEAHDQLGKQIEDKDLIVFLDTIVNQLPAQQQLIFRMSKIDELSYSEISDKIGISKNTVRNHLVAAYHFVRLRLENILFFIFFIKNIF; via the coding sequence ATGGATGTGAAAGGAATTTCGTGTAGTTTAGATGAGTTTAATCGCTTTAAATTAGGAGATGAACGTGCTTTCTATAAGATTTTCGAATATTACAAGCCCATCTTATTCCAAAGATTATGTAGACTTTGTCCTTCCCATATTGATGCTGAAGAGATATTACAGGAAGTCTTTATTCAACTCTTTGTCAAGCGTCATGATATACCAGATGTTCAAGCAATTTATCCTTTTCTATTTATCGTTGCAAAAAGAATGGCTATTTCTGCATTTAGAAAAGAAGTCGTTCGTCAACGGTTTCAATTAACTCAGTACTCGCAATGGGACGAAGCACATGATCAGTTGGGAAAACAGATTGAAGATAAGGATTTGATTGTGTTTTTAGATACTATAGTTAATCAATTGCCCGCGCAACAGCAGCTTATTTTTCGGATGAGTAAGATTGATGAACTCAGTTATTCTGAGATATCAGATAAAATCGGGATTTCAAAAAATACGGTACGGAATCACCTTGTTGCTGCTTATCATTTTGTCCGTTTAAGGCTAGAAAATATCTTATTTTTTATATTTTTTATAAAAAACATCTTTTGA
- a CDS encoding aspartyl protease family protein, with translation MKKKIVTIIGLIILLFFSTKMNAQIPFEINKSGHIIIKAKINDVEGKFIFDTGAGLNVLFFNFSQKLKNQKTNNFFVGHRATGEQVNLDLYNAKSVKINNKDFDNQQYAIIDLEAGDIDGLISLQPFRKTAITIDYINNTILFDKSTKNEKSIDIQVGDYAGKAIDIFTYVQLNDSLIIQTLLDSGAGKNSYWFSSKFLEPLALNKADFNPVPITSDFNKQNIYYTGN, from the coding sequence ATGAAAAAAAAGATTGTTACAATAATTGGACTTATTATACTTTTATTTTTTTCTACAAAAATGAATGCACAGATTCCTTTCGAAATCAACAAAAGCGGACATATTATCATTAAAGCTAAAATAAATGATGTAGAAGGGAAATTTATCTTTGACACAGGGGCAGGGTTAAATGTTCTTTTTTTTAACTTTTCTCAAAAATTAAAAAATCAAAAAACAAACAATTTTTTTGTTGGGCACAGAGCCACTGGAGAACAAGTTAACCTTGACTTGTACAATGCGAAAAGTGTTAAAATCAATAATAAAGACTTTGACAATCAACAATATGCTATTATAGATCTAGAAGCAGGAGACATAGACGGTCTGATTTCATTACAACCTTTTCGAAAAACAGCAATTACTATTGATTATATCAACAATACAATCCTTTTTGATAAGTCGACAAAAAATGAAAAAAGTATCGATATTCAGGTAGGAGATTACGCAGGGAAAGCTATTGATATCTTTACCTATGTGCAACTGAACGACTCCTTGATAATCCAAACTTTATTGGATAGCGGAGCTGGGAAAAATTCATATTGGTTCAGTTCCAAATTTTTGGAACCGTTGGCATTAAATAAAGCAGATTTTAACCCCGTCCCCATTACAAGCGACTTTAATAAGCAAAATATATATTACACGGGAAACTAG
- a CDS encoding glycoside hydrolase family protein yields MQAFSRRNFLKTLAVATSTPLLISASLTTLQEDKGAFIDKLLPAPKLGGFSMDDHWVWDPSVIKGEDGRYHMFASAWSKKYGFGNWATNSQVVRAVSDRPEGPYHFVEVVLPARGRQFFDGLTTHNPRIVKADGYYVLYYFGNTYDHPQPAYDEDVWATGLAKEAWMNKRIGMAYSKSIKGPWIRADQPMLNPRKGKWDASITSNPSPVVLPDGSVYLLYKSSPFNYDPPLLLGAAKASSFKGPFERLSDNPIFSFHTKEKHDNDVEDPFVWWNGKEYELIMKDRFGHICGEEGGGIHAFSTDGVSWRLADQVKAYSKKILWDDGSTTIQANFERPFLLFENGKATHLFAATGSGSGPYQFDKTWNMVIPLKE; encoded by the coding sequence ATGCAAGCATTTTCAAGAAGAAATTTCTTAAAAACCTTAGCGGTTGCTACTTCGACCCCCCTATTGATATCAGCTTCACTCACGACATTGCAAGAAGATAAGGGAGCTTTTATCGATAAACTATTACCAGCTCCAAAATTAGGAGGATTTTCCATGGACGACCATTGGGTATGGGATCCATCGGTAATCAAAGGCGAAGATGGTCGTTATCATATGTTTGCATCAGCATGGAGCAAAAAATATGGATTCGGTAATTGGGCTACTAATTCACAGGTTGTACGGGCAGTTTCTGACCGACCTGAAGGGCCTTATCATTTTGTTGAAGTTGTATTACCAGCACGTGGACGTCAATTCTTTGATGGACTTACCACTCATAACCCCCGGATTGTCAAGGCAGATGGCTATTATGTACTTTATTATTTCGGCAATACCTATGATCATCCGCAGCCAGCATATGATGAAGATGTTTGGGCCACAGGATTAGCTAAAGAAGCCTGGATGAACAAGCGCATCGGAATGGCCTATTCCAAATCCATCAAAGGGCCATGGATCCGTGCGGACCAGCCCATGCTAAATCCCAGGAAAGGTAAGTGGGATGCCTCTATCACGTCCAACCCCTCTCCTGTCGTATTACCCGACGGATCCGTCTATTTACTTTATAAATCATCGCCCTTTAACTACGATCCCCCCTTATTATTGGGTGCAGCAAAAGCCTCCAGTTTCAAAGGGCCCTTTGAAAGGCTGTCCGACAATCCTATTTTCTCGTTCCACACCAAAGAGAAGCATGATAATGATGTGGAAGACCCATTCGTATGGTGGAATGGTAAAGAATATGAGTTGATTATGAAAGATCGATTTGGACATATTTGTGGAGAAGAAGGCGGTGGTATACATGCTTTTTCAACCGACGGTGTCTCTTGGCGCTTAGCTGATCAGGTAAAAGCATATTCCAAAAAGATTCTTTGGGATGATGGATCAACTACTATCCAAGCTAATTTTGAGCGTCCTTTTCTATTATTTGAAAATGGAAAAGCTACACACCTTTTTGCCGCCACAGGATCAGGAAGTGGTCCC